The following are encoded in a window of Dictyostelium discoideum AX4 chromosome 6 chromosome, whole genome shotgun sequence genomic DNA:
- the pks44 gene encoding beta-ketoacyl synthase family protein — translation MENQNIKYGDNDVAIIGIGLRLPNSINKPLELWEGLLAGFDGIVETTNRWSDSFSAMDEISSKYAGLIDLDEWMSFDPLFFGIIPTEVPSIDPQQRLLLKCTWEAFEDANIDPFKLRGTNTSVYVGASSLDYASINVDFDETPMNIFNSNMSGISNRISYCYDFRGTSLTIDTACSSSLNAVHLGYKSIINGESDYSIVGGCNFIMSPHTSRSFESINVTSKTGKSKAFDQDANGFVRSEGVVSIILKKMSKAIQDGDQIYSVIKGTNSNVDGNLNKGNFFAPSKQSQANNIKSAMESCNKETTNSTPIALNDIDFFELHGTSTQIGDPIECEGVSSVFKESREKPLLIGSIKANIGHLEPASGVASLAKVALMFKHRQFVKNINFDKPNPNIKFDEWKIKVCTENTPFPNNKKVSIAINSFGITGSNACLILTEYIKPKTTTTTTANNNGNQKYLIPISANSKSSLESYKEKLINSSKEFSETINFKDFVKYQLDSKTLKLTQRSVIIASNWEEAGSTQSIVTTNTNRSGNIIKDANKNPQLVFVFSGQGPQWSKMFTQLYDQEPIFKQKTDQIDSLLSKHYGYSILNKLNSIKDDDTVTINEPILAQPSVFMIQMALIELYKHWGILASISIGHSLGEVSSAVCSGMIDLETGCFIIYHRSRLQQQTVGSGRMLVASLNEQQFNQEFQQKYPSIEISCFNSPFSIVLAGKESELQEISNILKEKETFSIFLSTQSSFHSSSQEPIKDELLKQLKDIKSTKSNIPNFSTVTSNLFNDNDDDEVVQQPDEASSHNSTTTLFDSNYVYENVRKPVQFEKAIKNVFNYIEKKGLGSSVIFLEISASPVLGNYIREMIPQDSNYFFIEDQTISVLSSLNKKNKDQVLEIQTSISQLYCKGYNVNFNCSNQTKSLDFKNTGYKQLSDVLFKYSWDDESYWSVSPLISNYIKNGPATNHLGYRNERQPYQSFTSSIDIKKEPFEFLKGHSSRNRVIYPGCGYIDSILKAFPDQDLTIQSMEYKSAILLSSSMKTYLSTNIIPSGKNEYRVSFHYKDKKTNKWILSCSGRLSTTKHNDEVVKKVDIEKLKSKCNFVTIQKKELYETIKYKAQLTLEGKFQSIEEVSYGHNCCLSKVPLTTLSSYDNESFLNLCVIDAAFQPLGAVKENQEPMVFASIENLKFFSKNIPKSAEDREKYKFVYTYTQVKEKKCGSYFVSILTMLQDGTILFFSPLVVYTQLTPYKNQYIIESPNDNLYKICYQSKDSTLPHPLLLKDKFDQPRFETTDKQSQVIKKALSNCLFAIFKRNNNLFTKVEVKSQSIDYLIEKYCLIIDNDDDNDGIDDNSILVNGGVASIDDMVLASTTGKETTIVNNGKRSLAKLIFQILKSNVDLIDWNNIATYTKNISKQQLNIIQAIGNLIVTPLSVTNQVTESDLISKTQLDIINNRMKIKQYELISNTIATDLIKPIINNSILFRILEINSGFGYLSEMIINKINQLLIEFESSYEIEIEFTFTLNGTNQDDNKEISNSIKEKLTNLLISKSSISIIFKELNLNESFLEQKFNPSYYDLIVLTNLSTITNLNESIEFINSILYPNGHLIIIDTKNQSNFQDYEIFEQFLIFDNFGGGIVDDNIDWVKIFQDNNINRVVATPNIKPHVIQVQKSKLYEKVMGTLDDITGPYDQIIIIGYQLQGTDEDNFQSPIMDINKQGTDIYRIKTIEEFEKHCSTIPPTDKSILFFISAMNNLSLENYKQVNFDYIKINQYLLANKLGSLFILATKSALKESTNALAASLIGSFRYFSEFSNILNLYSFDFGEDVYTLSKEISLKWLNMAIDLLDPNKHIQREYIFRNGNETWFERIGKIKRVKSKYQSKSYLDDKEDSLVARLDQNLEYQLEAKQSNLKENEIEVQVVATGINFKDSLIFRNLVPPVLANHEGDFSKPEFGFECSGIVSRIGSKVKKFKVGDSVLGISWKSTSSHAINYQDAFVLKPDNISFVEAASIPIVYCTSFYSLFYSGNLSIKNNESVLIHQASGGIGLACLNILKSCGFKSKLYVTVGSKEKEDYLRETYGDFITGIYSSRNTDFLENIKTDLSNKNDNNNNNNNNNNDNKESNIKELLDNDDDEILPFIHKKGVDLIINTLPFEFLDTNFLLLGQGGRIVDLSVTHLNNNDTTDFSKFKWFIGYSTVEIFYNGFEKSKHILQLITDMIKNKELPLIPIKEYPINQIKDAIDFIGQRKHIGKIVINHKLGLRDGCSNLVQDTIKSLQNHLKDNYLVASPDFKFMGDSLGKTILLTGQTGLSLSIAQACLLNNYQDLEGIIVISKSPIKHELQYLISLAKYLSRKTRVHFKQADCSKFDEMRKVISEIYEKDDPKLSPVESIFHNAFVPVMSEPQDIDMKHIDDAYDAKTTGAMNLYMLMSMYDWKLKNFFFSSSITSVSGSSRQAGYCGANLVLESMAKVIQSQGIRCSTICWGIIGDTGYVSRNESVAKFLNGLGNAPMPLNMVLGSLDLLLQQPTLSTDTTIIASFDFNNLPKLSRDGSNNISYKFDYFTNPIQSNQNNCSSDDLSIREQILAKFSEFLSVDDQSKINLDIKLLDYGADSMVIVELKNYLDKTYTPNILSIQQLQNITINQLIQSVTDAMNKLNGNENKSIKKSNKLVQQKQIDWVKEIKLDSSIKPTDEMIKLFKQLQQQASTTTSNTVFLTGSSGFIGIYILFYLIKSVNCKIVYCLIRRKTIEEATTFLIEFLKVHQLYNQLTTDEINKIKPVLGDYTLDSFGLSVDQYTNISNNVDLIINSAASVNYQMGYEDSKVESVEGVLQCLRFSCHNKLKKLFQVSTLGIYSDDKRDNLDDYTFAQIDPKIIQSKNSIINGYLQGKIVSEYHIKEAANRGIPCCIIRLPFIGPNPNTGVGRDLDLFQTLFQSCYAMSTYPKQESGLQFYATPVTWAAQNLSFISLNPKCWSTSSNHPSSISENLTCYSLFGESICFNVLLTELATQLKWKPTSSGEFLKKLRSFPNEPSCKKLHIVLKNTKNLLLNVYIPGNYKLNPTLKQLLQSNNTYEGWKITPEMILTHLSFIFKKKLNK, via the exons atggaaaatcaaaatattaaatatggCGATAATGATGTTGcaattattggtattggtttaagattaccaaattcaattaataagcCATTGGAATTATGGGAGGGTTTATTAGCTGGTTTTGACGGAAttg TTGAAACAACAAATAGATGGAGCGATTCATTTTCAGCAATGGATGAGATTTCAAGTAAATATGCAGGTTTAATT gATTTAGATGAATGGATGTCATTTGAtcctttattttttggtattATTCCAACAGAGGTACCATCAATTGATCCTCAACAAAGATTACTTTTGAAATGTACATGGGAAG CATTTGAAGATGCAAATATTGATCCATTTAAACTCAGAGGTACCAATACATCTGTATATGTAGGTGCAAGTTCATTAGATTATGCATCTATAAATGTTGACTTTGATGAAACACCAATGAACATTTTCAATTCAAATATGTCAGGTATTTCAAATAGAATATCATATTGTTATGACTTTAGAGGTACAAG TTTAACAATTGATACAGCATGTTCAAGTTCATTAAATGCAGTTCATCTTGgttataaatcaattataaatgGAGAATCAGATTATTCAATTGTTGGAGGTTGTAATTTCATTATGAGTCCACATACATCAAGAtcatttgaatcaattaatgtAACAAGTAAAACTGGTAAAAGTAAAGCATTCGATCAAGATGCAAATGGATTTGTTCGTTCAGAA gGAGTTGtatcaatcattttaaagaaaatgtcAAAAGCAATTCAAGATGGTGATCAAATTTATTCAGTTATCAAAGGTACAAACAGTAATGTAGATGGTAATTTAAACAAAGGTAATTTCTTTGCACCATCAAAACAATCACaagcaaataatattaaaagtgCAATGGAATCTTGTAATAAAGAAACTACCAATAGTACACCAATCGCtttaaatgatattgatttctttgaattACACGGTACAAGTACTCAAATTGGTG atCCAATCGAATGTGAAGGTGTATCAAGTgtatttaaagaatcaagagaaaaaccattattaattggatCAATTAAAGCAAACATTGGTCATTTAGAACCAGCAAGTGGTGTTGCAAGTTTAGCAAAAGTAGCATTAATGTTTAAACATCgtcaatttgtaaaaaacattaatttCGATAAACCAAATCCAAATATCAAATTTGATGAATGGAAAATTAAAGTCTGTACAGAGAATACACCATTCCCAAATAATAAGAAAGTATCAATTGCAATCAATTCCTTTGGTATTACAGGTAGCAATGcatgtttaattttaactgaatatattaaaccaaaaactacaacaaccacaacagcTAACAATAATGGAAATCAAAAGTATTTAATACCAATTTCagcaaattcaaaatcatcattagaatcatataaagaaaaattaattaattcaagtaAAGAATTTTCAGaaactattaattttaaagattttgttAAATATCAATTAGAttcaaaaactttaaaattaactCAAAGATCAGTTATTATTGCAAGTAATTGGGAAGAAGCTGGAAGCACTCAATCAATTGTAACAACTAATACAAATAGATCaggaaatattattaaagatgCCAATAAGAATCCACAATTAGTATTCGTTTTTAGCGGTCAAGGTCCACAATGGTCAAAAATGTTCACTCAACTTTATGATCAAGAACCAATTTTCAAACAAAAAACTGAtcaaattgattcattattatcaaaacatTATggttattcaattttaaataaattaaattcaattaaagatgatgatacaGTTACAATTAATGAACCAATTTTAGCACAACCATCAGTATTTATGATTCAAATGGCTTTGattgaattatataaacaTTGGGGTATTTTAgcatcaatttcaatagGTCATTCACTTGGTGAAGTTTCAAGTGCAGTTTGTTCAGGTATGATTGATTTAGAAACTGGATGTTTTATCATATATCATCGTTCAagattacaacaacaaacagtTGGTAGTGGTAGAATGTTAGTAGCTTCATTAAATGAACAACAATTTAATCAAGAATTTCAACAAAAATATCCATCAATTGAAATCTCTTGTTTTAATTCACCATTCTCAATCGTATTAGCAGGTAAAGAATCAGAATTAcaagaaatttcaaatatcttaaaagagaaagaaacattttcaatatttttaagtACACAATCATCATTCCATTCATCGTCACAAGAACCTATTAaagatgaattattaaaacaattaaaagatattaaatcaaCCAAATCAAATATTCCAAATTTTTCAACTGTAACttccaatttatttaatgataatgatgatgatgaagttgtTCAACAACCTGATGAAGCAAGTTCTCACAACAGCACAACAACTTTATTTGATTCAAATTATGTTTATGAAAATGTTAGAAAACCAGTACAATTCGAAAAAGcaattaaaaatgtattCAATTACattgaaaaaaaaggtttaggTAGTTCAgtaatatttttagaaatttcaGCATCACCAGTATTAGGAAATTATATTAGAGAAATGATACCACAAGATTCAAACTATTTCTTTATTGAAGATCAAACTATATCagtattatcatcattaaataaaaagaataaagatCAAGTATTAGAAATTCAAACAAGTATATCACAATTATATTGTAAAGGTTATAAtgtcaattttaattgttcaaaTCAAACAAAATCATTGGACTTTAAAAACACCGGATATAAACAATTATCAGATGTTTTATTCAAGTATTCATGGGATGATGAATCATATTGGTCTGTATCtccattaatttcaaattatattaaaaatggacCAGCAACTAATCATTTAGGTTATCGTAATGAAAGACAACCATATCAATCATTCACATCATcgattgatattaaaaaagaaccatttgaatttttaaaaggtcACTCAAGTAGAAATAGAGTAATTTATCCAGGTTGTGGTTATATTGATAGTATATTAAAAGCATTCCCAGATCAAGATTTAACAATTCAATCAATGGAATATAAATCtgcaattttattatcatcatcaatgaAAACTTATTTATCAACAAATATCATACCAAGtggtaaaaatgaatatCGTGTTTCATTCCATTACAAagacaaaaaaacaaataaatggATTCTCTCATGTAGTGGTAGACTTTCAACTACAAAACACAATGATGAAGTCGTTAAAAAAGTTGacattgaaaaattaaaatcaaaatgtaATTTTGTAACCATTCAAAAGAAAGAACTTTatgaaacaattaaatataaagcACAATTAACATTAGAAGGTAAATTCCAAAGTATTGAAGAAGTTAGCTATGGTCataattgttgtttatcAAAAGTACCATTAACAACATTATCATCATATGATAatgaatcatttttaaatttatgtgTAATTGATGCTGCTTTTCAACCACTTGGTGCtgtaaaagaaaatcaagaaCCAATGGTATTTGCAagtattgaaaatttaaaattcttttcaaaaaatataccAAAATCAGCAGAAGACagagaaaaatataaatttgtttATACATATACACAagtaaaagaaaagaaatgtGGATCTTATTTCgtttcaattttaacaatGCTTCAAGATGGTACAATACTATTCTTTTCACCATTGGTAGTTTACACTCAATTAACACCATACAAAAATCAATACATAATTGAAAGtccaaatgataatttatataaaatttgttaTCAATCAAAAGATTCAACATTACCacatccattattattaaaagataaatttgATCAACCAAGATTTGAAACAACTGATAAACAATCtcaagtaataaaaaaagcattatcaaattgtttatttgCAATCTTTAagagaaataataatttatttacaaaagtAGAAGTTAAATCacaatcaattgattatttaattgaaaagtaTTGTTTAatcattgataatgatgatgataatgatggtatCGATGATAATAGTATATTGGTTAATGGTGGTGTAGcatcaattgatgatatGGTATTAGCAAGTACAACAGGAAAAGAAACaacaattgtaaataatggtaaaagATCATTagcaaaattaattttccaaattttaaaatcaaatgttgATTTAATCGATTGGAATAATATTGCAACATatacaaaaaatatttcaaaacaacaattaaatattattcaagcaattggtaatttaattgttaCACCATTATCAGTAACAAATCAAGTAACAGAATcagatttaatttcaaaaactcaattagatattattaataatagaatgaaaattaaacaatatgaattaatttcaaatacaaTCGCAacagatttaattaaaccaattataaataatagtattttattcagaattttagaaattaattCAGGATTTGGATATTTATCAGAAatgataattaataaaattaatcaattattaatagaatTTGAAAGTAgttatgaaattgaaattgaatttacatTCACATTAAATGGTACAAAtcaagatgataataaagaaatttcaaattcaattaaagaaaagttgacaaatttattaatttcaaaatcatcaatatcaatcatttttaaagaattaaatttaaatgaatcatttttagaacaaaaatttaatccatcttattatgatttaatagttttaacaaatttatcaacaattacaaatttaaatgaatcaattgaatttataaattcaattttatatcCAAATGgtcatttaattataattgatacaaaaaatcaatcaaacTTCCAAGATTATGAAATTTTtgaacaatttttaatttttgataacTTTGGAGGTGGTATTGTagatgataatattgattgggttaaaatatttcaagataataatataaatagggTTGTTGCAACACCAAATATTAAACCACATGTAATTCAAgttcaaaaatcaaaattatatgAGAAAGTAATGGGTACACTTGATGATATTACAGGGCCATATGATCAAATCATTATAATTGGTTATCAGTTACAAGGTACAGATGAAGATAATTTCCAAAGCCCGATTATggatattaataaacaagGTACAGATATTTATAGaattaaaactattgaagaatttgaaaaacatTGTTCGACAATACCACCAAcagataaatcaattttattctttatttcagcaatgaataatttatcattagaaaattataaacaagttaattttgattatattaaaatcaatcaatatttattagCAAATAAATTAGGATCTCTATTTATTTTAGCAACTAAAAGTGCATTAAAAGAATCAACCAATGCATTAGCAGCATCATTAATTGGTagttttagatatttttcagagttttcaaatattttaaatttatattcattCGATTTTGGTGAGGATGTATATACCCTTTCAAAAGAAATATCATTAAAATGGTTAAATATGGCAATTGATTTACTAGATCCAAATAAACATATTCAAAGagaatatatttttagaaatggTAATGAAACTTGGTTTGAAAGaattggtaaaattaaaagagttaaatcaaaatatcaATCAAAATCATATTTAGATGATAAAGAAGATTCATTAGTCGCAAGATTAGATCAAAATTTAGAATATCAATTAGAGGCAAAACAAAgcaatttaaaagaaaatgaaattgaagttCAAGTTGTAGCAACaggtattaattttaaagatagtttaatttttagaaatCTTGTACCACCAGTTTTAGCAAATCATGAAGGTGATTTTAGTAAACCTGAATTTGGATTCGAATGTTCTGGTATCGTTTCAAGAATTGGTAGTAAagttaaaaagtttaaagtTGGTGATTCAGTTTTAGGTATAAGTTGGAAATCAACATCATCTCATGCCATCAATTATCAAGATgcatttgttttaaaaccAGATAACATTAGTTTTGTAGAAGCAGCTTCAATACCAATAGTATATTGTACTTCATTctattcattattttattctgGTAATTTaagtattaaaaataatgaatcagtattaattcatcaagcaagtggtggtattggtttagcatgtttaaatattttaaaatcatgtggatttaaatcaaaattatatgTAACAGTTGgttcaaaagaaaaagaagattaTCTAAGAGAAACCTATGGTGATTTTATAACTGGAATTTATTCATCAAGAAATACAGATTTccttgaaaatattaaaactgatctttcaaataaaaatgacaacaacaacaataacaacaacaacaacaatgacAACAAAGAAAGTAACATCAAAGAACTtcttgataatgatgatgatgaaattttacCATTTATTCATAAAAAAggtgttgatttaattataaatacattaccatttgaatttttagatACAAATTTCCTTTTACTTGGTCAAGGTGGTAGAATTGTAGATTTATCAGTTactcatttaaataataatgatacaaCTGATTTTAGTAAATTCAAATGGTTCATTGGTTATAGTACAgttgaaatattttataatggatttgaaaaatcaaaacatatattacaattaataacagatatgattaaaaataaagaattaccATTAATACCAATTAAAGAGTATCcaattaatcaaattaaagatGCAATCGACTTTATTGGTCAAAGAAAACATATTGGTAAAATTGTTATAAATCATAAATTAGGTTTAAGAGATGGTTGTTCAAATTTAGTACAAGATACAATTAAAAGTTtacaaaatcatttaaaggATAATTATTTAGTAGCTTCTCcagattttaaattcatgGGTGATAGTTTAGGTAAAACTATTTTATTAACAGGTCAAACtggtttatcattatcaatcgCTCAAGCTTgcttattaaataattatcaagATTTAGAAGGtataattgtaatttcaaaatcaccaattaaaCATGAATTACAATATCTCATTTCATTAGCTAAATACCTTTCACGTAAAACTAGAGTTCATTTTAAACAAGCAGATTGTTCTAAATTTGATGAAATGAGAAAGGTAATATCAGAAATTTATGAAAAAGATGATCCAAAATTATCACCAGTAGAATCAATATTTCATAATGCATTCGTACCAGTTATGTCAGAACCACAAGATATTGATATGAAACATATTGATGATGCATATGATGCTAAAACAACTGGTGCAATGAATTTGTATATGTTAATGAGTATGTATGACTGGAAAttgaaaaactttttttttagttctTCCATTACTTCAGTTTCAGGTAGTTCACGTCAAGCAGGTTATTGTGGTGCAAATCTTGTATTAGAATCAATGGCTAAAGTTATTCAATCTCAAGGTATAAGATGTTCAACAATTTGTTGGGGTATTATTGGTGATACTGGTTATGTTTCACGTAATGAATCGGTTGCTAAATTTTTAAACGGTCTAGGTAATGCCCCAATGCCTTTGAATATGGTTTTAGGTTcattagatttattattacaacaacCAACCCTATCAACAGATACTACAATCATTgcatcatttgattttaataatttaccaaaacTATCAAGAGATggaagtaataatattagttaTAAATTTGATTACTTTACAAATCCAAttcaatcaaatcaaaataattgttCAAGTGATGATCTTTCAATTAGAGAACAAATTCTTGCAAAATTTTCAGAGTTTTTATCAGTCGATGATcaatctaaaattaatttagatataaaattattagattatGGTGCAGATTCAATGGTAATTGTAGagttaaagaattatttagaTAAAACATATACACCAAATATTTTATCTAtacaacaacttcaaaatattacaattaatcaattaattcaatcagTAACAGATgcaatgaataaattaaatggtaatgaaaataaatcaattaaaaaatcaaataaattagtacaacaaaaacaaatcgATTGggtaaaagaaattaaattagattCATCTATAAAACCAACTGATGAAatgattaaattatttaaacaactacaacaacaagcatcaacaacaacaagtaaTACAGTATTTTTAACAGGTTCAAGTGGTTTTATTGGAATTTatattctattttatttaattaaatcagttaattgtaaaattgtatattgtttaattagaagaaaaacaattgaagaagcaacaacatttttaattgaatttttaaaagttcatcaattatataatcaattaacaacagatgaaattaataaaatcaaaccAGTATTAGGTGATTATACATTAGATTCATTTGGACTTTCAGTTGATCAATAtacaaatatttcaaataatgtagatttaattataaatagtgCTGCAAGTGTAAACTATCAAATGGGTTATGAAGATTCAAAAGTTGAAAGTGTAGAAGGTGTACTTCAATGTTTAAGATTTTCATgtcataataaattaaagaaattatttcaaGTTAGCACTCTTGGCATTTATTCAGATGATAAAAGAGATAATTTAGATGATTATACATTCGCTCAAATTGATccaaaaattattcaatctaaaaattcaattatcaaTGGTTATTTACAAGGTAAAATCGTATCAGAATATCATATTAAAGAAGCTGCAAATAGAGGTATACCTTGTTGTATCATTAGATTACCTTTTATTGGTCCAAATCCAAATACTGGTGTTGGTAGagatttagatttatttcAAACATTATTTCAATCATGTTATGCAATGTCAACATATCCAAAACAAGAATCAGGTCTTCAATTTTATGCAACACCAGTTACTTGGGCAGCTCAAAACTTATCATTCATTTCATTGAATCCAAAATGTTGGTCAACTTCATCAAATCAtccatcatcaatttcagAAAATTTAACATGCTACAGTTTATTTGGTGaatcaatttgttttaatgttttattaaCAGAATTAGCAACACAATTAAAATGGAAACCAACTTCATCTGgtgaatttttaaagaaattgagATCATTCCCAAATGAACCATCTTGTAAAAAACTTCATATTGtcttaaaaaatacaaaaaatttattactcAATGTTTATATACCtggtaattataaattaaatccaactttaaaacaattactacaatcaaataatacttATGAAGGTTGGAAAATTACACCAGAAATGATTTTAACTCATTTAtcttttatctttaaaaaaaaattaaataaataa